CAGAACTTAAAGACGAACATACTGTTGAGAATTTAAAGTTTAATATCAAGTTATTTCAAGATTATATCACCATCACTAAACCTATTGCTAAAGATGTATATAGAA
The window above is part of the Borrelia hispanica CRI genome. Proteins encoded here:
- a CDS encoding BBA14 family lipoprotein, coding for ELKDEHTVENLKFNIKLFQDYITITKPIAKDVYRRYSKLKN